The Vicia villosa cultivar HV-30 ecotype Madison, WI unplaced genomic scaffold, Vvil1.0 ctg.000044F_1_1, whole genome shotgun sequence genome contains a region encoding:
- the LOC131622765 gene encoding uncharacterized protein LOC131622765 — protein MPISQDLYPSEYDLVYEEELLRNPFSLKSWWRYLIALSHSPFSKRFIIYERALKALPGSYKLWHAYLCERLQIVRSYPIILPHSKTLNDTSECTHPQFKILNDTFERALITMHKMPRIWIMYLQTLTHQKLITRTRQTFDLALRALPVTQHGRVWDHYLFFVCQKGIPIETSLRVYRRFLQFDPNCVEDFIEFLISSSLWQEAAERLASVLNDDKFYSIKGKTKHMLWLELCDLVIRHANEVSGLNVDAIIRAGIRKFSDEVGPLWTLLAEYYIRRGLHEKARDVFEEGMSTVITVKDFSVIFDSYSQFEESVICYKMEAKYGPNEKEAKGDDEDVRFKYEHFEKKILSGLWLNDKDDIDLRLDRLQYLVDRRPELANSAILRENPHNVEQWHRRVKLFEGNPTKQILTYVQAVRTVDPMKAVGKPHTLWTAFAKMYEQHDDLANARLIFDKAVQVNYKTVDNLASVWCEWAELELKHKNFKGALELMRQATAEPSVEVKRKVAADGNQPVQMRLHKSLRLWTFYADLKESLGNLESTRAVYERILDLRIATPQVIINYAYFLEENNYFEDAFKVYERGVKIFKYPHARDIWVTYLSKFVKRHGRTKLERARELFENAVEMAPADQVKPLYLQYAKLEEDYGLAKRAMKVYDQATKAVPNNEKLSMYEIYIARAAEIFGVPKTREIYEQAIESGLPNKDVKAMCLKYAELEKSLGETERARGIYVFASKYADPRSDPDFWNKWHEFEVQGGNEDTFREMLRIKRSVSASYIQTHFILPENLMPKDQTVCLDEAKDKLKEADDEMADLERQLAPAADKTVTKKRKVGFVSAGVESHSGRIKSNANQEEIELPEENDSDKEDQNEITEKDVPSAVFGSLIRKRDEMETDGEVDGGNMLGALERIKKLKRI, from the exons ATGCCGATTTCTCAAGATCTTTATCCTTCAGAATATGATTTGGTTTACGAAGAGGAATTGCTTCGTAACCCTTTCAGTCTCAAATCATGGTGGCGATACCTCATCGCTCTTTCACATTCTCCATTCAGTAAGCGTTTTATCATCTATGAACGAGCACTCAAAGCTCTTCCTGGAAGCTATAAGCTCTGGCATGCTTACCTCTGCGAACGCCTCCAGATCGTTCGCAGTTACCCCATTATTCTCCCGCACTCCAAAACCCTTAATGACACTTCCGAATGTACTCACCCGCAGTTCAAGATTCTTAATGACACTTTCGAACGTGCTCTCATTACCATGCACAAGATGCCTCGTATATGGATAATGTATCTCCAAACATTGACGCATCAAAAACTTATAACACGCACAAGACAAACCTTTGATCTTGCTCTCCGTGCACTTCCCGTTACTCAACACGGTCGCGTTTGGGACCATTATCTGTTCTTTGTTTGTCAGAAGGGTATTCCAATTGAAACTTCTCTTAGGGTTTATCGCAGGTTCTTGCAATTTGACCCTAATTGTGTTGAAGATTTTATCGAGTTTTTGATTAGTTCTAGTCTTTGGCAAGAAGCGGCTGAGAGGTTGGCTTCGGTGTTGAATGATGATAAGTTTTATTCTATTAAGGGTAAAACAAAGCACATGCTTTGGTTAGAGTTATGTGATTTGGTTATTAGGCATGCCAATGAAGTTTCTGGGTTGAATGTGGATGCAATTATTAGGGCTGGTATTAGGAAATTCTCGGATGAGGTTGGTCCTTTGTGGACCTTGCTTGCTGAGTATTACATCAGAAGGGGTTTGCATGAGAAGGCTAGGGATGTCTTTGAGGAGGGTATGTCCACTGTCATTACTGTAAAGGATTTCAGTGTCATATTTGATTCCTATTCTCAATTTGAAGAGAGTGTGATTTGTTATAAGATGGAAGCTAAATATGGGCCGAATGAGAAGGAAGCCAAGGGTGATGATGAAGATGTTCGTTTCAAATATGAACACTTTGAGAAAAAGATTTTAAGTGGGTTATGGTTGAATGACAAAGATGACATTGACTTGAGATTGGATAGGTTACAGTACCTGGTGGATAGGAGGCCTGAATTGGCTAATAGTGCAATTTTGCGTGAAAATCCTCACAATGTGGAACAATGGCACAGGAGGGTGAAGCTTTTTGAGGGTAATCCCACTAAGCAGATACTCACTTATGTCCAGGCTGTGAGGACTGTTGATCCCATGAAGGCGGTGGGAAAACCTCATACATTATGGACAGCCTTCGCAAAGATGTACGAACAACACGATGATCTAGCCAATGCTCGGCTTATTTTTGACAAGGCAGTGCAGGTTAACTACAAGACTGTGGATAATCTGGCTAGTGTCTGGTGTGAGTGGGCTGAATTAGAGTTGAAACATAAGAATTTCAAAGGAGCACTTGAGCTTATGAGGCAGGCAACTGCAGAGCCATCAGTCGAGGTTAAACGAAAAG TGGCGGCTGATGGGAATCAACCGGTTCAGATGAGACTTCATAAATCTTTGAGATTGTGGACCTTCTATGCTGATTTGAAGGAAAGTCTAGGTAATTTGGAGTCTACTCGAGCAGTTTATGAACGGATTTTGGATTTACGAATAGCCACGCCTCAAGTAATAATCAATTATGCATACTTTCTGGAG GAGAACAACTACTTTGAAGATGCTTTTAAGGTTTATGAAAGAGGAGTCAAGATATTTAAGTACCCACATGCTAGAGATATTTGGGTTACATATCTGTCTAAATTTGTGAAGAGACATGGAAGGACAAAATTGGAGAGAGCGAGAGAGCTGTTTGAGAACGCAGTTGAAATG GCTCCAGCTGATCAAGTGAAGCCTCTTTATCTTCAGTATGCTAAACTGGAGGAGGACTACGGATTAGCAAAACGAGCTATGAAGGTTTATGATCAAGCTACGAAGGCTGTTCCTAACAATGAGAAGTTGAGCATGTATGAAATATATATTGCTCGTGCAGCCGAGATATTTGGCGTACCCAAAACACGAGAGATCTATGAGCAGGCAATTGAATCTGGTCTTCCAAATAAGGATGTCAAAGCTATGTGTTTGAAGTATGCTGAGCTCGAAAAAAGCTTGGGAGAAACTGAGCGTGCTCGTGGAATATATGTTTTCGCTTCAAAGTATGCTGATCCACGGTCTGATCCAGACTTTTGGAATAAGTGGCATGAATTTGAGGTTCAGGGCGGAAACGAGGATACATTTAGAGAAATGCTTCGAATTAAACGAAGTGTGTCTGCAAGCTACATCCAG ACACATTTTATACTGCCTGAGAATCTGATGCCAAAAGATCAAACTGTGTGTCTTGATGAAGCCAAAGACAAACTTAAAGAGGCTGACGATGAAATGGCTGATTTAGAAAGGCAATTAGCCCCAGCCGCTGACAAAACAGTgacaaaaaagagaaaagttgggTTTGTAAGTGCTGGAGTGGAATCACATTCTGGAAGGATAAAATCTAATGCAAACCAGGAGGAAATTGAGTTGCCAGAAGAAAACGACTCTGATAAGGAAGATCAAAATGAGATTACGGAAAAAGATGTCCCTTCTGCTGTTTTTGGCAGTTTGATCAGAAAGAGGGACGAGATGGAAACTGATGGAGAAGTAGATGGTGGTAATATGCTTGGTGCCCTTGAGAGAATTAAGAAGCTGAAACGGATTTAA
- the LOC131622790 gene encoding uncharacterized protein LOC131622790, with protein sequence MLSLKLLLISTAVIFTALGFTSSLPLATTHLHLLWTFFLLCFTPPYLFFTLNAIIISILASSNFHQSQTQPNPPILDPTFPPPTLDDSPASKDQQVEEVTKEIDLGNSPTKMINSPDNLRMIDKPLDSSRFIHRKPLKSAPESGKALEVAAKQKRHETLESTWKTITEGRSMPLSRHMKKSDTWQNRYEVDPHQPEDSVSDFNLNKTTVRLRKEPSLSQDELNKRVEAFIRNFNHQMRLQREESLNQYMQMINPGATAS encoded by the exons ATGCTCTCTCTCAAACTTCTCCTCATTTCCACCGCCGTTATTTTCACTGCCTTGGGATTCACATCCTCTCTTCCATTGGCCACCACTCACCTCCATCTCCTATGGACTTTCTTTCTTCTCTGCTTCACTCCTCCATACCTCTTCTTTACCCTCAACGCCATCATCATCTCCATCCTCGCTTCCTCCAACTTCCACCAATCCCAAACCCAACCAAACCCTCCAATTCTCGACCCCACCTTTCCTCCTCCTACTCTTGATGATTCACCCGCGTCCAAAGATCAACAAGTTGAAGAAGTGACGAAAGAAATCGACCTCGGAAATTCGCCAACGAAGATGATAAACTCGCCGGATAATCTTCGGATGATCGATAAACCTCTCGATTCTTCGAGGTTCATTCACCGGAAACCTCTTAAATCCGCTCCCGAAA GTGGGAAAGCGTTGGAGGTGGCCGCGAAGCAAAAACGGCACGAGACGTTGGAGAGCACGTGGAAGACGATAACGGAGGGTCGGTCAATGCCGTTAAGTAgacacatgaaaaagtctgacaCGTGGCAAAACCGTTATGAAGTGGACCCGCATCAACCAGAAGATTCTGTTAGCGATTTCAACTTGAACAAGACTACTGTGAGGCTGAGAAAAGAACCGTCGCTGAGTCAAGACGAGTTGAATAAACGAGTGGAAGCGTTTATAAGAAACTTCAATCATCAAATGAGGTTGCAAAGAGAAGAATCGTTAAATCAGTACATGCAAATGATTAACCCTGGTGCTACTGCTAGTTAA